Proteins encoded together in one Clostridiisalibacter paucivorans DSM 22131 window:
- a CDS encoding DUF6530 family protein has translation MNEKVVMVSNGYERIDGRNAYKSGIKRLTLGAPMLEENKKMQIAAQIWKNDIDGELILAQELPIHQIFDLIIFLSQTLLYFKEAYRLPLLYDPEKPLVERVGVQGDVLSVEVCVDNQNINEDIKAFAQSLNDLGELIGERKRVLNRILEELELY, from the coding sequence ATGAATGAAAAAGTTGTTATGGTATCAAATGGTTATGAGCGTATAGATGGCAGAAACGCCTATAAATCTGGCATCAAACGTTTAACATTAGGTGCACCTATGCTGGAAGAAAATAAAAAAATGCAGATTGCCGCACAGATTTGGAAAAATGATATAGATGGTGAATTGATTCTGGCCCAGGAGCTACCCATCCATCAAATATTTGACCTAATAATCTTTTTGTCCCAGACATTACTTTACTTCAAGGAGGCTTACCGACTCCCCCTTTTATATGACCCGGAAAAACCCCTCGTGGAACGTGTTGGGGTACAAGGTGATGTGCTATCTGTAGAGGTGTGTGTAGACAATCAAAACATCAATGAGGACATCAAAGCATTTGCCCAGAGTCTGAATGATTTAGGGGAATTGATTGGAGAACGCAAGCGGGTGCTTAACCGAATTTTAGAAGAATTGGAGTTATATTAA
- a CDS encoding GIY-YIG nuclease family protein, whose amino-acid sequence MDIKRKKELLEIYRNRHPEMGVISYSCRETGEVFLGISKDTKSDFNSNNMKLEANWHPNKRLQELWNKYGSEGFELSVIKVLKYDDPHEDHTAKLESLREQCLAADPNARRIWR is encoded by the coding sequence ATGGATATAAAAAGAAAAAAAGAACTTTTGGAAATCTATAGAAACAGACATCCTGAAATGGGTGTAATATCCTACAGTTGTAGAGAAACTGGCGAGGTATTTTTGGGTATCTCCAAAGATACAAAATCAGACTTCAACAGCAATAATATGAAATTGGAAGCCAACTGGCACCCCAATAAACGATTACAGGAACTCTGGAACAAATATGGCTCGGAAGGCTTTGAACTATCAGTTATTAAAGTGTTAAAGTATGATGACCCACATGAAGATCATACAGCAAAATTAGAAAGTTTGAGAGAGCAGTGTCTCGCTGCTGATCCAAATGCAAGGAGGATATGGCGATGA
- a CDS encoding MBL fold metallo-hydrolase, producing the protein MGLKKITSKVFYYPHQPETDRPMLAYLKGDKIVLAIDAGNSADHVDEFYKSLKIEGLKKPDFTVITHWHWDHTFGMHKIHGLSIAHHKTNEFLKQERAKLSDSAYTKFLINDDECLSREYADNKRIIVVPSDIQFEKELTINLGGITAKIFHTVSPHSEDTVLIYIPEERILFLGDSTSEDFFNDDYMDREKLRTLINLIESIDCKYCILSHTEPLAKSDLLDYLKSILK; encoded by the coding sequence ATGGGACTAAAAAAGATAACTAGCAAAGTCTTTTATTATCCACATCAACCAGAAACTGATCGGCCTATGCTAGCATACTTAAAAGGAGATAAAATTGTACTTGCCATTGATGCAGGAAATTCAGCAGACCATGTTGATGAATTTTATAAATCCCTAAAAATTGAGGGCCTAAAGAAGCCAGATTTTACAGTCATCACTCATTGGCATTGGGACCATACCTTTGGAATGCATAAAATTCATGGTTTGTCCATTGCACACCATAAAACCAACGAGTTTTTGAAACAGGAAAGAGCCAAACTATCTGATAGTGCATATACAAAATTTTTGATAAATGATGATGAGTGCCTTAGTAGAGAATATGCAGATAATAAAAGAATTATTGTTGTTCCATCAGATATCCAATTTGAAAAGGAACTTACCATTAATCTAGGTGGAATAACTGCAAAGATTTTTCATACCGTATCTCCTCATTCGGAAGATACGGTGCTTATCTATATTCCTGAGGAAAGGATATTGTTTTTGGGAGATTCAACAAGTGAGGATTTCTTCAATGATGATTACATGGATAGGGAAAAATTAAGGACATTAATAAATTTAATAGAAAGTATCGACTGTAAATATTGTATTTTAAGTCATACAGAACCTCTAGCTAAATCAGATTTATTAGATTACTTAAAATCCATTCTAAAATAA
- a CDS encoding AraC family transcriptional regulator, protein MDSLSSMNNALEYIEEHLTGVIDHKEVAKIAHCSEYHFSRMFSFLSGISLSEYIRRRKLTLAATDLKDPGLRIIDVAIKYGYNSADSFSRAFYSMHDILPSVAREENSKLRAYPRMTFQLSIKGGCEMNYRIVEKEAFNLVGFKKRVPIVFEGVNPEIAKMTELLTPEIIKELKGISNVEPRGIISASTNFSEGRMEEEGELDHYIGVATSKGEEAEFDILKVEANTWVVFESIGPFPETLQNIWGRIYSEWFPSSGYEIAPGPEILWNESPDTRNPKYKSEIWIPVKKDIK, encoded by the coding sequence ATGGATTCCTTAAGCAGTATGAATAATGCATTGGAATATATTGAGGAGCATTTAACTGGAGTTATTGACCATAAAGAGGTAGCTAAAATTGCTCATTGCTCAGAGTATCATTTTAGTAGAATGTTTTCTTTTCTATCAGGTATAAGCTTATCAGAGTATATTCGTAGAAGAAAACTAACCCTGGCAGCGACTGATTTGAAGGATCCAGGTCTAAGGATAATTGATGTTGCTATCAAATATGGGTATAATTCAGCCGACTCCTTTTCTCGTGCCTTTTACTCTATGCATGACATTCTCCCCTCTGTAGCAAGAGAGGAAAATTCGAAATTAAGGGCTTATCCTAGAATGACCTTTCAATTATCAATTAAAGGAGGATGCGAGATGAATTATCGTATCGTTGAAAAAGAGGCGTTTAATTTGGTGGGATTTAAAAAGAGGGTTCCAATTGTTTTTGAAGGCGTAAATCCAGAGATTGCGAAAATGACTGAGCTTTTAACTCCTGAGATTATTAAAGAATTAAAAGGAATTTCAAATGTAGAACCAAGGGGTATTATTAGTGCCTCTACTAATTTTTCTGAAGGTAGGATGGAAGAAGAGGGAGAATTAGACCATTATATTGGAGTGGCAACATCAAAAGGTGAAGAAGCAGAATTTGATATATTAAAAGTAGAAGCTAATACTTGGGTAGTATTTGAATCTATTGGACCATTCCCTGAAACACTTCAAAATATATGGGGCAGGATATACTCAGAATGGTTTCCATCATCGGGATATGAGATAGCCCCGGGTCCAGAAATTTTATGGAATGAGAGCCCAGACACAAGGAATCCAAAATATAAAAGTGAAATATGGATACCGGTTAAAAAAGATATTAAATAA